The following nucleotide sequence is from Verrucomicrobiota bacterium.
CGGTGATGTGAACCGCAACGTGATGTGTAACCCAAACCCTTACGAGTCCAAGCACCACGGTGCGGCTCAGAAGCTTGCTCAGGACATAAGCGATCACCTGACTCCCGCGACGAAAGCCTACCACGAAATCTGGATGGACGGCGAGAAAGTTGCGGACTCGGAAGAAGAACACGAGCCGATCTACGGAAAGACCTACCTGCCAAGGAAATTCAAAACCGTAGTAGCCGTTCCGCCGATGAATGACGTCGACATTTTTGCGCACTGCCTTGGGTTCATCGCTATCGTCGAAAATGATGAAGTGGTTGGATACAATGTAACCGTTGGCGGTGGAATGGGTATGACTCATGGGAAAGAGGACACGTTCCCCCGGCTGGCCGAAGTCATGGGATTCTGCACACCGAAACAAGCCGTCGACGTGGCAGAAAAGATCGTCACCGTCCAGCGGGACTACGGCGAGCGCACCCAGCGACACCGCGCGAGGCTGAAATACACGATCGAGACCGTGGGTCTGAAGTTCTTCCGGGAAGAGGTTGAGCGGCGTTTGGGTTACTCCCTGGAAGAGGCACGACCCTTTGAATTTACCGGAACCGGAGATCGCTTCGGATGGTGCGAAGGGGTGGATGGCAACTGGCACTACGGACTTTTCGTCGAGAATGGACGGGTCATTGACCTTCCCGGAGTTCAGATGCTCACCGGCTTGCGGAAGATTGCTGAAGTGCACGACGGAGACTTCCGCTTGACCGCGAACCAGAATGTGGTGATCGGTCAGGTAAAGCCGGAAAATCGCGGGCAGATTGAGGCTCTCTTAGAGGAATATGGCCTGTCCAATGAGAGGGTTCGCACTGGGATGAGGTACAGCTCGATGGCCTGTGTGGCCTTACCCACCTGTGGGCTAGCCTTAGCAGAGAGCCAGCGGTTTCTTCCTGAGCTGGTAGACGACTTGGAGCAGGTGATCGAAGCAAATGGGCTTCGCAACGAGAACATTAAGATCCGGATGACGGGTTGCCCCAACGGGTGCGCAAGACCTTATCTTGGAGAGATCGGCCTGGTAGGCCGAGGACCTGGTGTTTACAACCTCTACCTCGG
It contains:
- a CDS encoding NADPH-dependent assimilatory sulfite reductase hemoprotein subunit produces the protein MSNLIEGSNFHQNESIKENSRFLRGTILEGLADEVTGCLAADDTQLTKFHGIYQQDDRDARAERRRKKLEKAYSFMIRVRVPGGVCTPHQWLEMDRIARTYASGAIKLTTRQAFQFHGVIKSVLKRTMREINDSLLDTIAACGDVNRNVMCNPNPYESKHHGAAQKLAQDISDHLTPATKAYHEIWMDGEKVADSEEEHEPIYGKTYLPRKFKTVVAVPPMNDVDIFAHCLGFIAIVENDEVVGYNVTVGGGMGMTHGKEDTFPRLAEVMGFCTPKQAVDVAEKIVTVQRDYGERTQRHRARLKYTIETVGLKFFREEVERRLGYSLEEARPFEFTGTGDRFGWCEGVDGNWHYGLFVENGRVIDLPGVQMLTGLRKIAEVHDGDFRLTANQNVVIGQVKPENRGQIEALLEEYGLSNERVRTGMRYSSMACVALPTCGLALAESQRFLPELVDDLEQVIEANGLRNENIKIRMTGCPNGCARPYLGEIGLVGRGPGVYNLYLGAGFGGERLNKLYRRDVPEKLLLKVISPIIEAYARDRAEGEPFGDFTIRAGYVQATERGSEFHLNLPEEVDSVA